A single Arcobacter sp. FWKO B DNA region contains:
- a CDS encoding exopolyphosphatase, with the protein MQDYIVSMDLGSNSFRVLKYDCINNQELGEYEKVVATADGLSQSGNISDEAIQRITSAIQESIQKLEFDPTKAICITTAAMRKANNSQDVLNIIEKETGAKFKIIDGDKEAELTLLAIKEAIKRHGFDNKKFLFVDIGGASSELVIVQNDKVFKKSFDFGIVTMSQSLNPDISLENAKNDILNFIQGIDLKDFGFYATAGTPTTLAAIKQGLNYHTYDKHKINGTLISREDLKYYLELFCTLSQEDASTLVGSRKIEFVIMGVKIFDVFYDTLGFENSVVFDDGLKEGIVLDALLMVNG; encoded by the coding sequence TGATTGTATCAATAATCAAGAACTTGGTGAGTATGAAAAGGTTGTTGCTACAGCCGATGGTCTTAGCCAAAGTGGAAATATATCTGATGAAGCTATACAAAGAATAACATCAGCTATACAAGAATCAATCCAAAAACTTGAATTTGATCCAACAAAAGCGATTTGCATCACAACAGCAGCTATGAGAAAAGCAAATAATTCTCAAGATGTTTTAAATATAATAGAAAAAGAAACTGGTGCAAAATTCAAAATCATAGATGGTGATAAAGAAGCAGAACTTACACTTTTAGCTATAAAAGAGGCTATTAAAAGACACGGATTTGATAATAAAAAGTTTTTATTTGTAGATATTGGTGGAGCTTCAAGTGAGCTTGTAATTGTTCAAAATGATAAAGTTTTTAAAAAAAGTTTTGACTTTGGGATAGTTACAATGAGCCAATCACTCAATCCTGATATTTCTTTGGAAAATGCCAAAAATGACATATTGAACTTTATACAAGGTATTGACTTAAAAGATTTTGGATTTTATGCAACAGCTGGAACTCCAACAACATTAGCAGCCATCAAACAAGGTCTAAATTACCACACTTATGATAAACATAAAATCAACGGCACACTAATATCAAGGGAAGATTTAAAATATTATCTAGAACTTTTTTGTACATTATCACAAGAAGATGCTTCTACTCTAGTAGGTAGTAGAAAAATAGAATTTGTAATAATGGGTGTAAAAATCTTTGATGTTTTTTATGACACTTTAGGATTTGAAAATAGTGTAGTTTTTGATGATGGACTCAAAGAGGGGATTGTGTTGGATGCCTTGTTAATGGTTAATGGTTAA
- the alaS gene encoding alanine--tRNA ligase, whose amino-acid sequence MDIRKEFLDFFAKKHHDIYSSMHLVPDDPTLLFTNAGMVQFKDVFTGAVPTPVNPKAASCQLCIRAGGKHNDLENVGYTSRHHTLFEMLGNFSFGDYFKEEAIAFAWEFITQIVKLPKDRLYVTVHENDDEAYELWQAHISKERIYKMGDKDNFWAMGDTGACGPCSEIFYDQGSEHFNGEEDYMGGDGDRFLEIWNLVFMQYERTKDGELKPLPKPSIDTGMGLERITAIKEGVYNNFDSSIFKSIIEKLSKIVGFKPTAENIASFRVIADHTRAVGFMVASGILFDKEGRGYVLRRILRRAIRHGYLLGLRTPFMGELIDSLADSMGGHYEFLDEKREFAKEQITYEEERFFKTIDSGMAIFEDELKKSKDIFSGEIAFKLYDTFGFPLDLTEDMLKAHNISVDIAEFDTLMNEQRTKAKASWKGSGDASKEGDFKELLQKFGKNNFVGYTNLTYNSKVLSLLDDEFNIVEELTSGQSGWVMLDNTPFYAESGGQKGDIGALEKDRNIAMVEDTKKFFDLNLSKINVQSSIKVGDDIFAVVASRGEIAKHHSATHLLQSALKMVLGDTVSQAGSSNDANRLRFDFTYPKAMSKEQIDEVQDLVNSMIARGIDGAVKELPIEEAKKLGAVAMFGEKYGDIVRVVDFANTSIEFCGGTHVNNTAQIGSFYITKESGVSAGVRRIEAVCGMSAINYVKSLLDTQNELQSELKNSDLVNGVKKLKEQIKQLKTELINTQSQTKQEVAVQEINGIKVIVDIVQNGDIKSIIDDYKNGYEKVAIFLLQPKDDKVMLASGIKGIDANAGEWIKAIAPIVGGGGGGRADFAQAGGKDVSKIEDAQKAALEFIKGRL is encoded by the coding sequence ATGGACATAAGAAAAGAGTTTTTAGATTTTTTTGCAAAAAAACATCACGACATATATAGTAGTATGCACCTAGTGCCAGATGATCCAACTTTGTTGTTTACAAATGCTGGTATGGTTCAGTTTAAAGATGTATTTACTGGGGCTGTTCCAACTCCAGTAAATCCAAAAGCTGCTAGTTGTCAGCTTTGTATAAGAGCTGGTGGTAAGCATAATGATTTGGAAAATGTTGGTTACACAAGTAGACATCATACACTTTTTGAAATGCTGGGAAATTTTTCTTTTGGTGATTATTTTAAAGAAGAAGCTATTGCTTTTGCATGGGAATTTATTACACAAATAGTTAAATTACCAAAAGATAGACTTTATGTAACTGTTCATGAAAATGATGATGAAGCATATGAACTATGGCAGGCTCATATTAGTAAAGAAAGAATTTACAAAATGGGTGATAAAGATAACTTCTGGGCTATGGGTGATACTGGAGCATGTGGACCTTGTAGTGAGATTTTTTATGACCAAGGCAGTGAACACTTTAATGGTGAAGAAGACTACATGGGTGGAGATGGTGATAGATTTTTGGAAATTTGGAATCTTGTATTTATGCAGTATGAAAGAACAAAAGATGGTGAGTTAAAACCTCTTCCAAAGCCTTCAATTGACACTGGAATGGGACTTGAGAGAATTACAGCTATTAAAGAGGGTGTTTATAATAATTTTGATTCTTCAATTTTTAAATCTATTATAGAAAAATTGTCTAAAATAGTAGGATTTAAACCAACTGCAGAAAATATTGCAAGCTTTAGAGTAATTGCTGATCATACAAGAGCAGTTGGATTTATGGTTGCAAGTGGTATTTTATTTGATAAAGAGGGAAGAGGGTATGTTCTTAGAAGAATTTTAAGAAGAGCTATAAGACATGGATATCTTTTAGGACTTCGTACTCCATTTATGGGTGAATTAATAGACTCCTTAGCTGATTCTATGGGGGGTCATTATGAATTTTTGGATGAAAAAAGAGAGTTTGCAAAAGAACAAATTACTTATGAAGAAGAGAGATTTTTCAAAACTATTGATAGCGGAATGGCTATTTTTGAAGACGAATTAAAAAAATCTAAAGACATATTTAGTGGAGAAATAGCATTTAAACTATATGATACATTCGGATTTCCTCTTGATTTAACTGAAGATATGTTAAAAGCTCATAATATATCAGTTGATATAGCTGAATTTGATACACTTATGAATGAACAAAGAACAAAAGCAAAAGCTTCTTGGAAAGGGAGTGGTGATGCATCAAAAGAGGGTGATTTTAAAGAGTTGTTACAAAAATTTGGTAAAAATAACTTTGTAGGATACACAAATTTAACATATAATTCAAAAGTACTTTCACTATTAGATGATGAATTTAATATAGTAGAAGAGTTAACAAGCGGGCAAAGTGGTTGGGTAATGCTTGATAATACACCATTTTATGCTGAATCAGGTGGACAAAAAGGTGATATAGGTGCACTTGAAAAAGATAGAAATATTGCAATGGTAGAAGATACTAAAAAGTTTTTTGATTTGAATTTATCAAAAATCAATGTCCAAAGTAGTATTAAAGTTGGTGATGATATATTTGCTGTTGTCGCAAGTCGTGGAGAAATAGCAAAACATCACTCTGCAACACATTTACTTCAATCAGCTTTAAAAATGGTACTAGGAGATACAGTATCTCAAGCAGGTAGTAGCAATGATGCAAATAGATTAAGATTTGACTTTACTTATCCAAAAGCGATGAGTAAAGAGCAAATTGATGAAGTTCAAGATTTGGTTAATTCAATGATAGCAAGAGGAATAGATGGGGCTGTAAAAGAACTTCCAATTGAAGAGGCAAAAAAACTTGGTGCTGTTGCTATGTTTGGAGAAAAGTATGGAGATATTGTAAGAGTTGTTGATTTTGCAAATACAAGTATCGAGTTTTGTGGTGGAACCCATGTAAATAATACTGCACAAATTGGTAGTTTTTATATTACAAAAGAAAGTGGTGTAAGTGCAGGAGTAAGAAGGATAGAGGCTGTTTGTGGTATGAGTGCAATTAACTATGTTAAATCATTGTTAGATACACAAAATGAATTGCAAAGTGAGTTGAAAAATAGTGATTTAGTCAATGGTGTAAAAAAACTCAAAGAGCAAATAAAACAGTTAAAAACTGAACTTATAAATACACAAAGCCAAACAAAACAAGAAGTAGCCGTACAAGAAATCAATGGGATAAAAGTGATAGTTGATATTGTACAAAATGGTGATATTAAGTCAATTATAGATGATTATAAAAATGGTTATGAAAAAGTAGCTATTTTCTTGCTTCAACCAAAAGATGATAAAGTAATGCTAGCTAGTGGTATCAAAGGAATTGATGCAAATGCTGGTGAGTGGATAAAAGCTATCGCTCCAATAGTAGGTGGTGGAGGAGGCGGAAGAGCTGACTTTGCACAAGCTGGTGGAAAAGATGTATCTAAAATAGAAGATGCACAAAAAGCTGCCTTGGAGTTTATTAAAGGAAGGCTTTAG